The proteins below are encoded in one region of Podarcis raffonei isolate rPodRaf1 chromosome 6, rPodRaf1.pri, whole genome shotgun sequence:
- the LOC128416477 gene encoding 1,25-dihydroxyvitamin D(3) 24-hydroxylase, mitochondrial yields the protein MSAPLKRAPLLGSLVKRRGPGSAPAPPQQQQLLPTSSVCALQPKEEMPVCPRQAPHALSALPGPTKWPLMGSLLDILWKGGLKRQHETLADYHRKFGKIFRMKLGAFDSVHIGAPCLLEALYRKESAYPQRLEIKPWKAYRDYRKEGYGLLILEGKDWQRVRSAFQKKLMKPTEIMKLDTKINEVLDDFMHRIDTLCNKNGEIEDLYSELNKWSFESICLVLYGKRFGLLQQDTGDEGLNFIKAVKTMMSTFGKMMVTPVELHKSLNTKVWQAHTKAWDNIFKTVKCSIDSRLQKHSANPSEDFLCDIYFGSQLSKKELYAAITELQIAGVETTANSLLWALYNISCNPHVQTKLLEEIQVVVSAEETPNAEHLKKMPYLKACLKESMRLTPSVPFTTRTLDQEMVLGDYALPKGTVLMINSHSLGCNEEYFNDWTQFKPERWLQKNINPFAHVPFGIGKRMCIGRRLAELQLQLALCWLIRKYQIVATDDKPVETLHLGILIPHREVPIAFRRR from the exons ATGAGCGCCCCCTTAAAGCGAGCCCCGCTGCTGGGCTCCCTCGTGAAGCGGCGAGGCCCTGGCAGCGCGCCCGCCcctccgcagcagcagcagctgctgcccacctCGTCGGTGTGCGCCTTGCAGCCCAAGGAGGAGATGCCCGTCTGCCCCAGGCAGGCGCCCCACGCGCTTTCCGCGCTGCCTGGCCCCACCAAGTGGCCTCTGATGGGCAGCCTCTTGGACATTCTCTGGAAAGGGGGCCTCAAGAGACAGCACGAGACGCTG GCTGATTACCACCGCAAGTTTGGCAAGATCTTCCGCATGAAACTCGGGGCTTTTGATTCGGTGCACATCGGTGCGCCCTGCTTGCTCGAGGCCCTCTACAGAAAAGAGAGTGCCTACCCACAGCGCCTTGAGATCAAGCCTTGGAAAGCCTACCGGGACTACCGTAAAGAGGGCTATGGTCTGCTTATCCT AGAAGGAAAAGACTGGCAGCGAGTAAGAAGTGCATTTCAGAAGAAATTAATGAAGCCCACAGAAATTATGAAGCTGGACACCAAAATCAATGAG GTTCTAGATGATTTTATGCATCGGATAGACACACTTTGTAACAAGAATGGAGAAATAGAAGATTTGTATTCTGAACTGAACAAATGGTCATTTGAAA GTATTTGTCTGGTACTGTACGGGAAGAGATTTGGACTCCTGCAGCAGGACACTGGAGATGAAGGCCTGAACTTTATCAAAGCCGTAAAAACG ATGATGAGTACATTTGGGAAGATGATGGTGACCCCCGTTGAGCTCCACAAAAGCCTGAATACTAAAGTTTGGCAGGCTCACACAAAGGCGTGGGACAATATCTTTAAGACAG TGAAATGCTCTATTGACAGCAGGCTGCAGAAACACTCTGCCAACCCCAGTGAGGATTTCCTCTGTGACATTTACTTTGGGAGTCAGCTTTCAAAGAAGGAGCTCTATGCTGCCATCACGGAACTCCAGATTGCTGGAGTTGAAACG ACAGCCAACAGTCTGCTCTGGGCTCTCTACAACATCTCCTGCAACCCTCACGTCCAGACAAAGCTACTTGAGGAAATACAGGTTGTGGTCTCTGCTGAAGAGACCCCAAATGCTGAACATCTGAAGAAGATGCCCTATTTAAAGGCATGCCTGAAAGAATCTATGAG GTTAACTCCGTCTGTGCCGTTTACCACTCGGACCCTGGACCAAGAAATGGTCCTTGGAGACTACGCTCTTCCTAAAGGG ACGGTGTTGATGATCAACAGCCATTCTCTGGGATGCAACGAAGAATACTTCAATGACTGGACTCAGTTTAAGCCAGAGCGTTGGCTCCAGAAGAACATAAATCCTTTTGCTCATGTTCCATTTGGGATTGGAAAAAGGATGTGCATCGGACGCCGCCTGGCAGAGCTACAGCTTCAATTAGCTCTCTGTTGG CTTATAAGGAAGTATCAGATTGTAGCGACCGATGACAAGCCGGTGGAAACGCTGCACTTGGGAATCCTCATCCCCCATCGAGAAGTTCCCATTGCATTCAGAAGGCGATAA